From one Dama dama isolate Ldn47 chromosome 4, ASM3311817v1, whole genome shotgun sequence genomic stretch:
- the DHX34 gene encoding probable ATP-dependent RNA helicase DHX34, translating to MPPPRTREGRGPRDRPRAPSPEEAPEKWDWNCPETRRLFEDAFFGDEDYIRQGSEECQKFWTFFERLQRFQNLKTTRKEEKDARRPKHSHPALADLPRAYDPRYRINLSVLGPDARDSRGPGRRLPPERVSEFRRALLHYLDFCQKQAFGRLAKLQRERAALPIAQYGHRVLQTLKEQQVVVVAGDTGCGKSTQVPQYLLAAGFSHVACTQPRRIACISLAKRVGFESLSQYGSQVGYQIRFESTRSAATKIVFLTVGLLLRQIQREPSLPQYQVLIVDEVHERHLHNDFLLGVLRRLLPQRPDLKVVLMSATINISLFSSYFGNAPVVQVPGRLFPITVVYQPQEAEPTTSKSEKLDPRPFLRVLEAIDNKYPPEERGDLLVFLSGMAEISTVFEAAQTYASHTQRWVVLPLHSTLSVADQDKVFDVAPPGVRKCILSTNIAETSVTIDGIRFVVDSGKVKEMSYDPQAKLQRLQEFWISQASAEQRKGRAGRTGPGVCFRLYAESDYDAFAPYPVPEIRRVALDALVLQMKSMSVGDPRTFPFIEPPPPTSLETAILYLRDQGALDSSEALTPIGSLLAQLPVDVVIGKMLILGSMFHLAEPVLTIAAALSVQTPFTRSTQSNPECAAARRPLESDQGDPFTLFNVFNTWVQVKSERGRNSRKWCRHRGIEEHRLYEMANLRRQFKELLEDHGLVAGTRALQPGDSYSRLQQRRERQALYQLKRRHEEGAGRKRKVLRVQDDQDGWSSDEDRGGSASRGAGDSVDIQDVNFKLRHNLEQLQAATSSAQALTRDQMALLKLVLGRGLYPQLAIPDPLNSGRKDSDQIFHTQTKQGVVLHPTCVFTNSPEVLHMQEQAARGSDGSRDDRDKMSSKHQLVAFVSLLETNKPYLVNCVRIPALQSLLLFSRSLDTNGDCSRLVADGWLELQLADTESAVRLLAASLRLRAHWESALDRQLARQARRRLENEEEEEEEALVDHKEVAALSRELLQFMTSKVSYSLRRLTGLEVQNLYVGPQTITAAPSLPGLFGNSTPSPHPTKGGYAVTDFLTYNCLTSDKDLYSDCLRTFWTCPHCGLHMPLTPLERIAHENTCPEAPQDGPPGAEEAAPEPLQKASALQKPYHCEACQKDFLFTPTEILRHRRQHV from the exons TCGGCCCGGACGCTCGGGACTCTCGGGGGCCGGGCAGGCGCCTGCCCCCGGAGAGAGTGTCTGAGTTCCGCCGAGCCCTGTTGCACTACCTGGACTTCTGCCAGAAGCAGGCGTTTGGGCGACTGGCCAAACTGCAGCGGGAGCGGGCGGCACTGCCCATCGCCCAGTACGGGCACCGCGTCCTGCAGACGCTGAAGGAGcagcaggtggtggtggtggcgggcGACACGGGCTGCGGCAAGTCCACTCAGGTGCCCCAGTACCTGCTGGCCGCCGGCTTCAGTCACGTGGCCTGCACCCAGCCCCGGCGAATCGCCTGCATCTCGCTGGCCAAGCGCGTTGGCTTCGAGAGCCTCAGTCAGTACGGCTCACAG GTCGGCTACCAGATCCGTTTCGAGAGCACGCGCTCGGCGGCCACGAAGATCGTGTTCCTGACGGTGGGGCTGCTCCTCCGGCAGATCCAGCGGGAGCCCAGCCTGCCCCAGTACCAGGTGCTGATCGTGGACGAGGTGCACGAGCGGCACCTCCACAATGACTTCCTCCTGGGGGTCCTCCGGCGCCTGCTGCCCCAGCGGCCCGACCTCAAGGTCGTCCTCATGTCGGCCACCATCAACATCTCGCTCTTCTCCAGCTACTTCGGCAACGCTCCCGTGGTGCAGGTGCCGGGGCGGCTCTTCCCCATCACG GTCGTGTACCAGCCGCAGGAGGCCGAGCCGACCACGTCCAAGTCGGAGAAGCTGGACCCGAGGCCCTTCCTCAGGGTGCTGGAGGCCATCGACAATAAGTACCCACCCGAGGAGCGGGGGGACCTCCTGGTGTTCCTCAGCGGCATGGCAGAGATCAGCACCGTGTTTGAGGCCGCCCAGACCTATGCCAGCCACACCCAGCGCTGGGTGGTGCTGCCGCTGCATAGCACCCTCTCTGTGGCCGACCAGGACAAG GTATTCGACGTGGCCCCACCTGGAGTCCGGAAGTGCATCCTCTCCACCAACATTGCTGAGACCTCAGTCACCATTGACGGCATCCGCTTCGTGGTAGATTCTG GGAAGGTGAAGGAGATGAGCTACGACCCCCAGGCCAAACTGCAGCGGCTGCAGGAATTCTGGATCAGTCAGGCCAGTGCCGAGCAGCGTAAGGGCCGGGCGGGCCGCACAGGCCCCGGCGTCTGCTTCCGCCTCTATGCTGAATCGGACTACGATGCCTTCGCCCCCTACCCTGTCCCGGAGATCCGGAGGGTCGCCCTGGATGCATTGGTGCTTCAG ATGAAGAGCATGAGTGTGGGGGACCCCCGAACCTTCCCGTTCATCGAGCCCCCACCACCAACCAGCTTGGAGACGGCCATCCTCTACCTCCGGGACCAGGGGGCGCTGGACAGCTCAGAGGCCCTCACCCCCATCGGGTCCCTGCTGGCACAACTGCCAGTGGACGTCGTGATTG GAAAGATGCTGATCCTGGGCTCCATGTTCCACCTGGCCGAGCCCGTTCTCACCATTGCCGCTGCCCTCAGCGTCCAGACGCCCTTCACCCGCAGCACCCAGAGCAACCCCGAGTGCGCGGCGGCGCGGCGGCCCCTGGAGAGTGACCAGGGCGACCCCTTCACGCTCTTCAACGTCTTCAACACCTGGGTGCAG GTGAAATCTGAACGGGGCAGAAACTCACGCAAGTGGTGCCGCCACCGTGGCATTGAGGAGCACCGGCTGTACGAGATGGCCAACCTGCGGCGCCAGTTCAAG GAACTGTTGGAGGACCACGGGCTGGTGGCCGGCACCCGGGCACTGCAGCCAGGGGACAGCTATAGTCGGCTGCAGCAGCGGCGGGAGCGCCAGGCGCTCTATCAGCTGAAGCGCCGGCACGAGGAGGGCGCGGGGCGCAAGCGCAAAGTGCTGCGAGTCCAGGACGACCAGGACGGCTGGTCCAGCGACGAGGACCGGGGTGGCTCAGCCTCCCGGGGGGCCGGCGACAGCGTGGACATCCAG GACGTGAACTTTAAGCTCCGACACAATCTGGAGCAGCTGCAGGCGGCCACCAGCTCAGCCCAGGCCCTGACTCGGGACCAGATGGCCCTGCTCAAGCTGGTGCTTGGCCGGGGCCTCTACCCGCAGCTCGCCATCCCCGACCCGCTCAACAGCGGCCGCAAGGACTCGGACCAG ATCTTCCACACCCAGACCAAGCAGGGTGTTGTGCTGCACCCCACCTGCGTCTTCACCAATAGCCCCGAGGTGCTGCACATGCAGGAGCAGGCGGCCAGGGGCAGCGACGGGAGCCGAG ATGACAGGGACAAGATGAGCAGCAAGCACCAGCTTGTCGCCTTCGTCTCCCTCCTGGAGACCAACAAACCATACCTGGTGAACTGTGTCCGCATCCCTGCTCTGCAG TCCCTCCTGCTGTTCAGCCGGTCCCTGGACACCAATGGTGACTGCTCCCGCCTAGTGGCCGATGGCTGGCTGGAGCTCCAGCTCGCAGACACCGAGAGTGCTGTCCGGCTCCTGGCGGCTTCCCTGCGGCTCCGGGCCCACTGGGAAAGCGCCCTGGACCGGCAGCTGGCCCGCCAGGCCCGGAGGCGGCTGGAGaacgaagaggaggaggaggaggaagccctTGTCGACCACAAGGAGGTGGCGGCTCTGAGCAGGGAGCTGTTGCAGTTCATGACATCCAAG GTTTCCTACAGCCTCCGGCGGCTCACAGGGCTGGAAGTCCAGAACCTCTATGTGGGACCCCAGACCATCACGGCTGCTCCCAGTCTCCCTGGCCTCTTTGGCAACTCTACcccgtccccccaccccaccaaaggGGGCTACGCAGTCACTGACTTCCTTACCTACAACTGCCTCACG AGCGACAAGGACCTGTACAGCGACTGTCTCCGCACTTTCTGGACCTGCCCGCACTGCGGCTTGCACATGCCCCTGACGCCCCTGGAGCGCATCGCCCATGAGAACACCTGCCCCGAGGCCCCGCAGGACGGCCCCCCAG GGGCTGAGGAAGCTGCCCCCGAGCCCCTCCAGAAGGCATCTGCCCTGCAGAAGCCCTACCACTGTGAGGCCTGCCAGAAGGACTTTCTGTTCACGCCCACGGAAATTCTGCGGCACCGGAGGCAGCACGTGTGA